The Spinacia oleracea cultivar Varoflay chromosome 2, BTI_SOV_V1, whole genome shotgun sequence DNA segment ttatttaatttaataggtagtagttgatagtggggtattattttaatgtagttagtgggaggtggggttgggggagagtagaggttgaatttttaattattttttgtatggagtagggggtgggttaataggggtggagtgagaaataatttaatattgttagaatatttccatttttagaaacaggtcaagtattaagggacggcccgataaggaaaacaggtcaagtattccgggacggagggagtataaggtAAATGACATCTTAGCTTCACAGTAATTTCGGCTTAAAAAATATAAGGTAAATGCATACaatgttgtgtgtgtgtgtggggggggggggggggggggtggtatTTGGTTGGGGACACCCTGTGCCTCTTAGCTTCATAACATTGTATGCATACTTTTGCCTAGAGATGCACAACATGCACTATATGTTAGATACACACCTGTCTCTATCCATTCAGAGTTTATCATCTTTGATTGTAGATTTGTAGTGCATTGCTCgagcaaaaggtcttgcgcgcacaaggtgtacaataaatttatttgtacaccaagataatttttatgcagttttttgtaactttaaccaaTTTTTCtgtaatttttatattataaaattaaaaagttgatagataaacattttaaagggttaaatgattaatttatacattattagtgattttgaagaaataatttgtattcaaatgaaaaaaaattatcatcaaaaatagataacttttacatatataaatgtaacttttaagcattttgagtcaacctttactccggtgtacaatatttattgtacacccattataaataagaatttgtgttgccCGAGTATTGAGTAGAATTAGAGTATTAAGTGGCGGCTATGAGATAAGTTAACTTGATTTTGTAGTGCTCAGTTGTGCATGGAATTTAGTAGTTGTTTTGATTGTTATCTTCTCTTTACCGTTTTAGGCGGAAGAGTTTTCATTTCGCATCCAGAATCTTGCAAGTGAGGGTTCAGCTGCTGATCGTGAGCTAGTGGCTCCAAGATTGTGGAGCTGATTTTTGAAGTCTTTTCTAGATAGGGGAAGTTCATTTTTTCAAAGCTTGTTCGTCCCCTTGACTTACTAATTACAAGGGGTTGCCCAAGAGAAGCTTGTAAGCTTTGCTGATCAGAATGTACTAAGGCCAGTTCAACTAATGATAGGAGACTTATTAACCCAGCCAATTCATTCTGTTAGATCTTTAAATTTACCGCCTGATTCAATGTGGAATGGGGTCAATATTGATTACAAATTGCAGACTTTTTTTAATCTCATGTTTTGGACTGAGTTGGTAAGCTCCCATGTATGATGAAGTTACGTACAGAATTACAGAGTACTAACGAAGTAACGAGTCcagctttttttattttttattttttattttatttcttaacATGGTACAGTGTAGTTGACTTTTACGTGATAACCTAAGTTTGAGTACATTTTAACACTGTTAAGTGAGAACGTGACAGTTCAAATGATCAAAATTAACCCCTCATGTTTAAAAAGGAAAGTATTTTCCATCCCCTTTCCTTACGACTGCCATTGCCTTTGATATTTGTACATCGAATGGTACAAAGATATGGTGAGGATGGTATAGTCTGTAGTCTGTAGTCTGTACGTTCTTAATAACCATCCTTGTAGTAATTGTCAATTTTAATGCTTATAAGATTGGACATTTGGACTAAATGTTGAGAATGAGGAGAATTAAATTGGCGACATTACATTAGTTTCAACAGAACAAATAGAGAAAGGGAAATGCTTGGGCTTAGAGGAGAGACAATGGATAtgttaaaccaaaattaaacagaatgtaacaaaataaaacaaatgttTTTTTTCGACACTCATCATTTCAGTCTAAGAAACTACTGTACTACACGAGTACATTACTTGTACGGTGCTACAAGAATTCGATATGGGTATGCAAAGAGGATACAAACACATTGTTCATCTGGAAAAACCCTAAAGCATAAGTTTATGTTTTAAGACGCGCCTGACAAACacaatcaagagattgattatGGAGAGAAACATGGTCAAGTGTATGACTTGCCCAGAATCGGAACTAGATCCCATGCTCTCATTTTTTGTAGACTTATTAAGAGTATAATTAACTAGTGATCTCAAAGTACCGAAAAATCCAAGAAATCCAGTCTCAATATTGTCCAAGAGCCAGCTTAAAATGACTGAAACCAAGCTGTGTTTGCTGTCAGACCCCTGAAGCCGAAGACTGTCTGAAGCAGCTGTGTTAATAGCTTTTGTTAGCATTATTGCTGAATTATCTACCATCATTGATCTTAACAACTCTTGAACAGCGTTGTTCCTCAACATAGCATCAATGACACCTATGTCACACATTACTGATCCTACCATCTCCTGCCAAAACAAAACACCAAGATTATATCTCTGGTTTATATTACTATCAAGTAGGGATTTCCCATATAACTAAATAATAACAAGTTACCTTAACCATTGGCGTTTTCATGAACTGGAAAGCAGCCTCAACGGGTCGAAATCCTGGATTCTTCGCCAACATTTTTGTGCCCTCGTTGTTCATGAAACTAAAATTTTAAGGAAATTCCAATAAATCAGGTCAGAGTGAGAAGAGTACCTAGGCGTACGTTAGAACGTCATATAGAGTTATGTAATATGATATGAGATAGAAGTTTATAGAACTTATGATAGAGGCGTATGACCAACATAGAGTTGGCTCAAGTGGTAAGTAACTTGATGCCGCTTAAgggaggtctcgggttcgagctcGCCGTATGCAGAAACTCTTGTTGGGAGACTCACCCACCATAAGCAAGGTGTGATCCGGATGTAGTCGGAGCTAAGCTCATGTGAACCGGGTGTGTTAtgcgtaaaaaaaaaatgatagagGCGTATGCCCACGAATACGAATAATAAGAGTACAATCAAATATAGTTTCGAATCCTGATCTCAATAACATACAGTAGAATATTACTTTCCAAAGAGAATGAGGTTATGTACAATTTAATACAAAAAACAAACAAGAGAAAATTAAGATCTAAGTGCAGTTCATACCTTTGGAAGGCTGTCATGGAGTAATCAGCCTCAGCTCGAGTGGGAATGGAGCCAAAAACAGAATCAATACATTTAGACGCATCACTTGATATTTGACTCTGACAAATCTCATTGCTATCAGCTAAGGTTGATGTCAAAGACTTAGGATTAATGGGTGTTGTCAATGTACCATCACTTTCTTCCATTTCTTTTACTAGTTTTTTCTGGATGTTTAATTGAATAATTCTGTTGAAGGGAAGGTATAACAGAAAATGCAAAAAAATTGGAAGAATGACAAGAATAAAAATGACTGATCTGATATACTCTAACTGCCTAAGCTGTATTCAAGGAAATTTTATTATTCTGAAGATAATATCACAAtttgaaacaaataaaataattatatcatattTACTATTGCTGATTATGTAAATATGCTTAATCCTAATTATGACCGGGATTCTACTTATGTATAATATCTTGTTATTTTAGGAGTTGATATTATCATGGTATcgtatatttgatttcctaattAATATCTTCTACTTATGTATAatatcttgtttttttttttttttgtgggcaAATGAGGTATAATGGCGGGGACGAAAATCGATTCTTAAATTCCCGGGAACCGGGAGGGAAACTCTAACCAAATGAGCTATCTTCCACTCTAATATCTTGTTATTTTAGAAGTTGATATTATCATTGTCTTGTAGTCTTGTATAGTTGTATCGTATAAATTTTGCAAAAGCAATAGCTAAAGCTGTTAATTGTTATAATCAACTTGAAAATATTTCATACCAATAAGGATGCAAATGAGCTCTCGAATCGGTAGTAACGTTTTCAGACTAAGctatcttgtattatagtatgtgtttgggctcccaattgattctcaattgggccactaagtccaaagcccaatggctctaaacaacaacatcaaacctaccaatggctattcagccatccattaaggcccaaggcccaataacaataagtgacctatgggcatttattatgcaaacactataaataggccgccaaggctcacacctcaaggtacgtccaattgatcgccttaagactactcttctagagaacttctctctagaatccgagcatcattcttacttaggcatcggaggggctttcctcggaaacacccccgaggccagtgactttgctcttgtgcaggtgaattcggattccactcattcaaacaagcaagatcttcaacacatacaaaagggccttcattcgaagcccattgtttccatctttacaacaccggaacaatttggcgccgtctgtggggaagaacacttcaaagcctttggaagacatcaaccacctctttccgcgaaaatggtgaatgatgttgttaacaatgacgacgatatgatggtgcggtcagattcagaatctgaccaagaggggcaccctcaatcgatggcgaggtcacagccaagcagagctacgaccgccacaaatgcaggacctccgattccaactagggaagagctcactgcggccatgaccatcatgcaaaacttcctcttcaatgagaagcagcaaggactggcaaacgaccgcagagaagagaggaggagcaggcgaaggctgaacgagccacccagtgcggaagtgtccagacccgaacgagaactccttcccttgacaggaacacacttgacgtcgaggtggacggaaagcacgtgggacacccaaaaaagggcacaacagcaaccagattggtttgcgagaccatcgcctactccaacagctctccaaagcgaatcaactactcgtaacactcggatccgaagctcggtgctcagcaggttgaggccctcggtccactcaaggttaagaccttcgatccacacgagactcggggtaggtgagtcgagcagatctagcgaacgacccgaggtcagtagccgagaaagaagaagagacaggaggcatgatcgaacccctagcccccatcgtacgcccgaacgttctaatcatagaacctcggcaaacgaaggcatcagggctagactcgggaaaagaatcatgactcctacgtcatcccctttctcggacgagctgattatggaagaaataccgaaggtaagactgccagctcacctaacctacagcggaatcacagatccgagggatcatgtcatctcctacgagcagcaaatgttcttgagtccctactccgaagcatgctggtgtaaatacttcccaaccacgctaaccggagtggcgggagagtggtttagatcgctgccgaagggatcgatcaagagctggaaaaagctgaaaaagagattctgcacacagttcgtgagcaacaatcgccccgagcgaaccacagcagaactgacctcaatccaacaagaaaaagacgaaagtctgagagaattcatggccagattcatgaaggaatcaacaaacataccaaacttgcagccagacgtggccatcttcgccttgaagcacgcgctccaggaagggaagttccgtgacgaactctcaatgaagaacccctccagaatagctgacgtgctccaaatggctgacgcgttcatcagaaccgaggagttcaacaaggccgctgcaagactgaaaggatcgtcggatccgagagacacaaagaatacccagagcaagcccgagggtagctcaaggaaggggaaagagaaagtaggagctagagagatgagcccgaagaaagacgggagaaggggtgaacttcaacccaagtacaccaactacactccactagctctgccccgaaaggagatattcagcctcaacagaaatgacgaaaagtggaaactacctgggaagctcaagtccaacccagctcggagaaacaagaacaaatggtgcgagttccatgatgacttcggtcaccataccgaagaatgcaactcgctgaaagacaacattgaggacctcgttcgccgaggctacctgaaacagtacttgttagaccgaagggaggaaaaagaaaaggccgcaagcggcaaacaacacgagcaaccccagaaaagggtctacgaagcaacagggcacaagaaaaatgacatcctagtggtgttcgggggacagaagtctggccaggccagcaaaaaacacctaagagccctctcccatcgggtcaacttcagcgcggtgggagacaaccagccacaccccccgaacatgaccttcactgctgatgattgcttcggagtccagtacaagcatgatgatcctctggtcatctccatggacctcaataaccacaacgtacatcgagtattagtcgacggaggaagtgccgtcaatatcatcttcagaaactgcttcgagcagctgatcctcgaagagccagaggaagcactgacgaaagtcagttatcctctgatcggattcaacggatccgcagctatccctcgaggaaagatcaccctgccagtcacagtgggcgaaggccaggcagcaaaaacccttcgggacgaatttttggtgatggactgcgactccgtatacaacgtaatcatggggagaaccatgattcacaagatgcaagcagtcccctccacataccaccagctgatgatatacgtctcggatgcaggattcgccgaacgaatcaggggtgatcaagaagtggcgagaagaacctgccacactgctgtccgaaagcccaaactagaggacggccccgaggaagaaaaaggagctaaGGGAGAagaaagcgaggcaaaaagaagaagagcaagcacgagcagcttgtctcccgcagaagttgatgctcgccccgaaaccctatctcccgaaccagatcaagaaatggaggatatcttcctcgaagataattcagacaggagcgtccgaataggcaaggg contains these protein-coding regions:
- the LOC130468044 gene encoding uncharacterized protein, whose product is MEESDGTLTTPINPKSLTSTLADSNEICQSQISSDASKCIDSVFGSIPTRAEADYSMTAFQSFMNNEGTKMLAKNPGFRPVEAAFQFMKTPMVKEMVGSVMCDIGVIDAMLRNNAVQELLRSMMVDNSAIMLTKAINTAASDSLRLQGSDSKHSLVSVILSWLLDNIETGFLGFFGTLRSLVNYTLNKSTKNESMGSSSDSGQVIHLTMFLSIINLLIVFVRRVLKHKLML